The window TACTGTGATTAGAGGTCGCTCACAATGGTAATTTGTTCGACGATGTAATATCATTTGCTTCCTAATTTATGAACTTAcaatttttaaagaaatttaatGGAAATATTATCTATATTGACCTTGTGTTGACCTAAAAGCTTAGCAGGAatcataaaatgaaaattttagagTGATAGGAGAGATAAATGACTCGAGCAATTCTGATTGTTTTAAACAATTATCGTGTGAGATGTGAGTGTGTATGGGACGATGATGAAGGTCTTGAGAGGGAGAGTATAGGAACCGAACTAACCGATTGATCTGGACAGGCACCCTCGTATTTTCCTGATTTCAgatgtcctatatatatatcatcgcCTAAAAAGTTAGCTTCATAATAGAATTGATCATAGTATTTCAAAGAAATATTATTAGCATAGAAAAAACGTCTCTGAACGAaggtgtatatttttttttgggtgtatgTTAGTCTAGTCCTATATATGTCTAGCTGACCAATGGCTTTGGGATTGTTTCGGGGTTCGGAAAAGAATGTGAGCTCGAGTTTGCGTTATTCCCTTATTACTCGAGTTTTTGAATAACTCAACAATACAATGTTCAGCTAATTTAGGAGTAAAGTGTTCTATCAATGTCCAGCTAATTTTGAATGAGCGCAAAGTTATTGTCgtctttttcaattttaaattcattaaacGGCATGTTTCTCGGTTTATCCGCTAATCACACTATTACTACAACCCAAGAGAATCAGAAGAATCTCAATCAAGCATCATGTTAGGTGAATCTCAATCAGTAATTCGGTCTTTGTTTGATTCCCTAAACTTCCTTTTTATCATTTTGGGAGGTTGTTTAGATTACCTCTGCTTCTTGTAGCTACTTTAGGTCCATTGATCAATGATGTTCGcatacttttcaaaaaaaaagaaactataaaGCCTCATACGTTAGAAACAAGCATGCTTGCTTAATTGCTTTATTCGAATGACTCAGTAATACAACTTGCTAACAATCATCTATGGTAATCTCAATGATATCACttcattcttttagaatatacACCACAATCGAGTACATGTATTGTAATTTCCTAACACCATATACATCAAGAGAACAGTATCTGAAATAATCAGTACGTAGTATTTAATTAAAGAGAAAATGGATAaactttggttttatttaagCAACCCCAAAATAACTAAGTATCATCAAGTTCCTCCATATATCATCCCATAGTACGAAAGGGCCTACTCatcctttttttccttttcctttttttttatcctccttTTCTCCCCCTTCCGTAGTTGGAttttttggggtcaaaaatgGAATTTTTGGCGGGTTCTTCCCCGTTATTTTCCTGCACACAGTTGTAGCAGGCAACTTTTGGTAAAGCTGTTCCATCAACTATTACAGTCTTTGAGACCGTACCAATGCATGACCAAATAAGCTCAGAAACTCTGGTCACGAACGAAGCTTCCATCACGACTACCACGACGGTCTAATGTTGGCTATGGACTATTACTATTTAATCAAGATTGGTTTTATTAGTTACTTAAAATGCCACATGATAGAATGGTAACGTGCAGCTAGGAAACTACACATGTTGAAACTCGttgatgtaaaatatatttatagccAAGCATATAAAtaagtttcctttttttgaTGCATATACTTAATGCCTCACTTAACTATAAATAAACCAAAATTTGAGTGACTTCAAtaaagtttttgtttaatttacttGAAGAGCCACATGAAGATGGTGATAGCCATGGCACCGATGGAGCCGGAGGCCGTGAAACCCGTAGCTAGAAAAGCGGTGGCTATAGTTGCTGGCACGAGAATCGGACTGAAAATGACAAAAAGCGGCGTCGTTACGGCTAATCCCACGGCTGAGCCGCCAAGGGTTATACCGGCGAGTACCAAGAGAGCTAATGCAGCCCCACCGGTGATAGCCGCCTGAATAATCTCAAACATCTTTTGATAACCGGCGGAGATATGTAATTGAATGGTTGTGGTTTGTTGGTGGGAAGAAAAGGGGATTTTATGAAGAACTTTGTGGAAGTCTACGTGAACGGTACGGTACACATTCATGCTTACATGCAAAACGAAGTGAGTACTAATGGAAACGCGTTACGTCACGCCACTTTTATTATACGGTTTAATCTGTTTGTGTGTTATATGATCACGTTTATCTGACCTTTTCCTTGTTTTCTTTTATCGCctatacaataaataaatatactaatTCATAGTGGCTTAATGTTTGAATGATAGTATATTTTGGAAGACTAGAATTGGAGTCTTGTcgaacgaaaaaaaaaacataagcacCTTACATATAAGTTCCGAGTATATTCAATCCCAAGATCTTCCATTAATTAGATAGGGCTTGTAAAGTAGTCCGCAACTATTTCCTTTTACAGCATAAAAGAATATTACAACAGAAATGTAACCTCTTATTATAAGTACTAAATTCTTATCCCTAGACATATTAGAtgtttgataattttaatttgaaaaataaaattaccagTTAGTCGATTAATTTGAAAAAGAATGTATATAGTTGTTTGATCAGCTAAGACACCCACGGGTGTCGTCTCACGGGTGTCCGCTTCTTGCAAAACAACAACATTAATGGCCCGTACCGTAGGAGAACGAACGAGCAAGCTTGTTTGATCAGCTAAGATGTTGTATTAAATGGGCCACAAATTAACTTGTAACTTTAGATGTATTAGAGTGTATATAGTTGATTTAGATGGTTTAATATGGTTAAGTAGTTGGTTTAATAGTTGACATGATTCACAATTGTATTTAAGCTAACTCTTCTTCCTCGTTTACACTAATGAAGACACTATACACAATCTCTTTCTCTCAAGCTTGATCATCCTGAGAGAATCTGAAAAGATTGTCTCATTTGATAGCTTGGTAAAAAACAAGAACTCGAATGATAAAGTGGATACGTTTAAAAAAAACGTTGATATGCTGGATAACATTGCGCAAAAACTCAAAATACTGGTCTAAAGGTCAAAATCAATGACATTATTTCGTTTTCAAAATGATATACTATTAGATATAAAATACGATACTTGTATAGTTGTAGAGAGGAGAGTATAGCAGTAGATAACAAATACACATGCATTAGTCATTATTATGTACCACAACCAAGGCCGGTCCTGAGATTTTGGGGTATATGGTTGAGTCTATGTAAATTGTTTTACATATTTGGggacataaaattattttacatatttggGGACCTaaaagttttttatatatttggggATCTATTTGTAtgtcatttttttcaaaaattttaagagTCTGTTGCGAATGTTTTACCTATCATGGTCTATGGTCGGCCCTGACCACGGCATACATTGATAAGATGCTATTTGAAAACTTGAGTTCCATCCCCACGTAacagttaatattttaaaaattttgggttAACTAGATTTAATTTGTGAAATTATATAACTGTATATCAATTTTTTCATATCATCATTTGTCTAtgccttttttttgttcaccatCATTTGTCTATGCCCATGGCTTCTTTTCATTTATTCAATGCGATTCACGGTCGTCTGGTGAtcctgaaataaaataaaaattaagaaccatttttatcataaaaatataaaatttatttaattatataaaatattaacctacaaataaaacataaattattgaGAATATCATTAAAAATGTGTTTGCACCTTAAGTTAAAACAACagcataaaacttaaaaatacatttgtcaATAAAAAGTGTGAGACGTTggtcaaaaataattaattttattttaatttatatatatttacttgatTGGACTTTTTATTTGGTCCAACCACAAATTTTGTCTCTTATTAAAATTAGCTTACatgctatataaatatttgagttTCGGTTTTTATATAGTCTACAAAATTTGGGAGTCGAAGAACACCTGTGACGAGCGTTAGACCTGATGTTTGGGCAGCTCCTTAACCGTAAATTTCCTACATATAATTGACTAAGTCTccttatcaaaaatatattgtgGTATCAATTCTTAATTGAAACAGCTGAAAACTGTTACGACCAAGGAATTCTACAATTTGCTTGCAACGTTGTCAAATGTAAAAcgaagaaaaaaattaactaaaattcaaaaacaattatatttttgtgaattgAGTTTCACTTTAGTGAAATTAACTCAATATATTTAAAAGTAATAACCAAACCAATTAGATTTATTATGACTAAAATTATATGTCATATTAAGATttcaatattaaattatttaaaatattcttctaattaattttatattataaaacatctTCAATAAAATGAAATCCAATtgttatgatttattttatgaatATCCATACGATGTGttcataaattttcaaaatattattggtCATGTTTGCTAATACAAATTCCTAATCTATTgaatttgtttgtttcttatttttctccATCACAATATACGGTACATCAAATTATAcatagttttataaaatttatctaCAAAGCTAAGAATATGAAACTAACCAATtgcaattaaaattaaattcaatTTAAACCTAATTAGAACCACAATAAATGgagtgaaatttaaaaaataaatgtaatcCAATAcacctaaaataaatatttgaaccTATCTGAATTATTGTACATAAAATCATATGTCACGATAAGATATGTTGGCAATATTTAACATAATTTCTATTTACATTTTACATAAATTCAAAACGACTTAAATTTTTTAaccaaatgaaaacaaaaatattgactAAGTATTCTGAATTAGAAAATCATCTAGTTTAAAAATAGGTtgcattcaaaatcattaattgtgcGTTAATTAATCTGGTATTCTCCCACCTATATTAACTTTTgtgtaaatatatagtaaaacctTCTATAAAACCTTCTATTAGTGTAACgagttttctaaaatattttgcaTGCGTATATGATAATAGATAGTCTTTTGTTAGTGTTAAATACTTGTAGAGCCACGAGATGATGCTGAGGGCCGTCAAACCGGAGCCACCCGAGGCGGCTAAACCCATAGCTAGCAAACCAGTGGTAATACCCGCTGGTACGAGAACCGGACTAAATACGACGAATAGCGGCATAGTGGCGATAAATGCCACGGCTGTGCCAGAGAGAGATAAACCGGCAAGAACCAAGAGGAATACTGCAGCATGTGTAGCTAAAACCGCCGTTAAGAAACCCCTCAACGTCGgctttgaatgtttcgggtgtTTTTTCTTCAACAACCCCATTCTCACTATTTTGAATGGCTAGAAGAGAGGGAACTTGCTTCTTTGGTCCCGATGGTTGTGGGCATTTATGAAGAAGCTGGGATTCATATGTATAGAAAGTGGTGTGGTCTACGTACACGGTACATGCTCATCTCACACGAAAAGATGCAGGTGATGAATGTTGAGCTCTACCCTACGTCAATGCCTTTCTTTTCGTTTGTTATTTTTGCTGGGTTGTCACACTTTTTGCCTCTTTTTCGTTTTATTGTAATTAGTACTGTTCTAAAATACGTTTTATATCCTAGTCGGTCAACTACCATATTGCTCTGTTTGGTCCACATAAAgttggtttggtttgtttgttttggaaTTTGGTTAAGTTTGACCTTTGATAGAAAAAACTCTAGTTGGTTTGATAGAGTTTTATTATGATAAAACAATGGACGTTATGACTAGTTAACTACTGATGCTAGTTGTGGATATTATTATTTGCTACATATGCTTCAATTATTATACGatcaaaactgttttttttttaataggagATGGGGTTTGTAACAAATTCTACAACCATTTTACGAATTCGACTGTCGATATAAAATGAAAGTAAATGTCTTTCAAGGTAGAAAATATCAACCCTCCAGTTCGTAATGATTTATTACCGCGACGAAAGTTagtttatataagataatttttattttttcacctTGGAAGTTTT of the Brassica rapa cultivar Chiifu-401-42 chromosome A03, CAAS_Brap_v3.01, whole genome shotgun sequence genome contains:
- the LOC103855735 gene encoding oleosin 16 kDa-like; this translates as MNVYRTVHVDFHKVLHKIPFSSHQQTTTIQLHISAGYQKMFEIIQAAITGGAALALLVLAGITLGGSAVGLAVTTPLFVIFSPILVPATIATAFLATGFTASGSIGAMAITIFMWLFKKITGKNPPKIPFLTPKNPTTEGGEKEDKKKGKGKKG
- the LOC103855734 gene encoding oleosin-B1 isoform X1 encodes the protein MGLLKKKHPKHSKPTLRGFLTAVLATHAAVFLLVLAGLSLSGTAVAFIATMPLFVVFSPVLVPAGITTGLLAMGLAASGGSGLTALSIISWLYNQLYVGNLRLRSCPNIRSNARHRITRRP
- the LOC103855734 gene encoding oleosin-B1 isoform X2, with protein sequence MGLLKKKHPKHSKPTLRGFLTAVLATHAAVFLLVLAGLSLSGTAVAFIATMPLFVVFSPVLVPAGITTGLLAMGLAASGGSGLTALSIISWLYKKFTVKELPKHQV